The sequence below is a genomic window from Desulfofundulus luciae.
AGCAAAGGCTGGGGATATCGATACCTTCGGCGCGGCAGATTTCCAACAAATTCATCCCTTTGGGTACTTTTACGGGCCGGTCGTTAATCCAGATCCCGACTTTTTCTTCTTCCGGCTGGGGGACGGGTTCACAATGGCCGGCAGGTATTCGGGCGGCATTTTCCACTTCTGGTTCCCTCCTAATTTCGGCACTTCCATCTTAATGGCAGTATCCTGAGGCACGCGTTGTCCGCGCCCGTTCAAGATTACCCTTAGTGTTTATCCAGGGCTGTTTTTTAATGCGTTTTGCATAGTTTGTTATGCCGGGGCGCAAGCTAAAGGCGAGGTGAATGAGCATGCGGCTAAAACAAAACGTAGGTTCCACGGACCGGCTGGCCCGCATAATAGGGGGTGTAGCACTGGCCGTCCTGGCCCGGCCGCTCCTGTTAAAGGCCATGGGCATTTATTGGGCCCTGGAGGGAGTGCTGGGTTACTGCTTATGGTATGATCTCATGAACATAAGTTCCTTGCCGGGAAAACAACGCAAGTACGGGGAGGAGGATTTTCCCGTTCCCGGGGAAGCCAGGACTGGTTATACGGATGTGTTATCTTTTTCCCGGGAAAAGGCGGAATCGGCTTAATTACCCCTTGTCTGCAGAGGTATTTGGTGGTATACTGATTTTGGGTAAGGAGGTTTTTTGTGCATGTTGCTGGCGAGTATTATCAACGGCATGACTACCATGACCCGGTCGGGCATGCAAATGCGCGGCCTTTTTGTCATTGCCTTTTTCTCGCCTGCAACCTGATGGTTTTGTCCAAATTTAGTTTAGCTGACAGGACAGGCCACCCGGTTGGGGTGGCCTAAAATTTTTTATCCGGGAG
It includes:
- a CDS encoding YgaP family membrane protein is translated as MRLKQNVGSTDRLARIIGGVALAVLARPLLLKAMGIYWALEGVLGYCLWYDLMNISSLPGKQRKYGEEDFPVPGEARTGYTDVLSFSREKAESA